The Echinicola jeungdonensis genome segment TGTTGTTAGGTAAAAATTTGGTTTCTAGGAATTTTTATTTTCGAATTATTAGAGGAGTCCTTTTTCGGTTTTCCAAATGCTTTGGATTTCAATTCCAATTGAGTGGGTATAAAAAAATAAAGTCCCCATGACTTTTAGACCCTGATTAATTTCATTTAATGAATACATCAAAGAAATTAATCCTGATCTTTCGCTTTCGCGACCATGGAGACCTTACTAATATTTATTAACCCTAAGCTTATCAATTTAAACTTGAATTAAAGTTGGGCAATTTGAGTTTTTTTTTGCTATCAATACTGTTCAAGAAACTATCATTTTTAATCAAAATCACCGATAGGGGATATTTTGACATGAAAATTGGATAGGTTAAGTTTTTTTAATTCCCCGAATTGAAATTTTTGTTTTTGGTTGGTTTTCCTTTTTACATTTGCAATTCCTAGGAATAAAAATGAAATCAGTTTGCCCTCTTTAGTCCAGAATTAATAGAGCAGGGCTTTACCGGAAAAACGTGGGCAGCATTGGTTTGTAAAAGGTAAAGTGTGGGAATTAGAATAATTTAAGTTGAGGGGCTAAATCTCTGATTAACTTAATTAGACCGTTTGAGCCTGATCTAATCTGTGGATAATGCCCTTTAGCCAACAGATATTTTTATTTAATTTTTCAAAAAATTGGAATTGCATCCTAAAGTTCCATTCTGGTTACTATAAACACCAATTGCGCTACTATCTGCAGTTTCCTGTTGTCCTTATGTATTTACCACAAAAAATAAAATCTCCATGGCTTTAGGCTCAAGATTGAATTCATTTTATGAGTGCATAGAACAAATTCATTCCTGATCTAATCTATTGACCATGGAGACCTTACTAATGTAATTAACCCTAAGCTATGTTTAGAAAATCTAAACTTTATAAAGGTGAAAAGTTTCAGTCTTTTGGAGCTATCCAAAGCGTTCATAAATCTATCAATTTTGATCAAAATTGGTATTGAGAATTGTTTAAAAATAGGTTTAGTGGTGAAATGGAAGCGTTTATTGAGATTATTGAAAAATTTAGGGCATTAATGAAAGTTATCTTATAATCTTTGTTTCTGACTCCTATTGAGTAATGAATATCCTATCAAGGTATTACAGTAGGAATAATTCTTCAATAAATATGGGGTAGGATTTTAGCAGTGGGAGGGAGAAGGGAGTTCGAAACTGGGTAATAATGGAGAGAACGTGAGCAGAAAATTATTATCGACCATACAAATTCAGCGGGCCAGGAATATCAATTAATTATTCTTTAATGAAGAGTTTAAATGGGCTAAAATTCATATTATAGGTTTTATTTTTGAATAAAAATGTAAGTATAAGGATTAATTTGTCGATCAGTTTCATAACAGTGCATAACGGATTTGACTTTTTTTTACCATAATTTGGTTAGGCATTCAGCATTCGATTAGAAATTAAAAAGATATTCCTTTGGTTATAGATAGTATTCCATTGCCATTGGTATGTTTTTAAATTAACTCTCAATTCAAACCCAAAAAAATCAATTATGGAAAAAATTTATCGAAATTTAAGGTTTTTAATGATCCTTGCTTTGTCGGCCATGTTTTTCATTTCATGTAGTGAAGATGAAATGGAACCGGTTGAACCTTCTGCAGGGTTTACATATACTGCAGATCAGTTGGATATAAACTTTGCCAATAATTCTGAAAATGTTTCTTCTTATTCCTGGAATTTTGGAGATGGCAATACCTCCACTGAAGAGAGTCCAAGTCATACTTATGGAGCAGCGGGAACATACACCGTGGTTCTAACTGCAAAGGGGATAAATGGAAAAACTGTTGAAGCCGACCAAGATATAACCATCGTTGAAGATCTGACAGCTGATTATACGGTGGAAAAGGAATACTTGGATGTTGCCTTTACCAATACTTCTGAAAATGCTGTTTCTTTTACTTGGAATTTTGGTGATGGAAATACTTCCACTGAAGAAAATCCAAGTCATACTTATGCAGAAGCGGGAACATATACCGTAGTTTTGACCGCCACTGCCCAAGGCGGAACTGAGGTGGAAACCAGCAAAGAGGTAACCGTTGTACCGCCACCAGCTGCTGATTATACTTTTGACGATGAAGGATTGACAGTAAACTTTACCAATGCTTCTGAAAATGTTGTTACCTATTCCTGGGATTTTGGAGATGGCAATACCTCAACTGAGGAGAATCCAACTCATACCTATGCGGAAGAGGGAACTTATACCGTAACTTTAACTGCAACCAGTGAGGATGGAACAGAAGTAGTAACCAGCAAAGAGGTAACCGTTGAAGTGCCGGTGGATACCTCACTTTATTCGATTGTATTTATTACGGATGATTCCAATGACGATGAACAAATTGCATGGTTACAAGAAAAGGGCTTTAATGTTACCATCTATTATAATTCCACCCTTAGCACTGCTCCCCAAGAGGATATTGATATGCTAAATGCTGCGGATTTGATTGTCATTGGACGTAGTGGCAGCTCTTCTCACTTTGATGGAGATGATAAAACAGCCTGGAATGCGTTAACAGCTCCTATTATATTAAATTCCCAGTGGGCAGCGAGAAATAACCGTTTGAACTGGTTTGATAATAATGGGAACCCAGTAAGGTATAACCCTGGGGGGGGAGAACTGATTAATGCTCAAATTCAGCAACCCGATGATGAAGCTTTTGAAGAGGTGGCAATTGGTGAGGAAAATTTGCTTCCATGGATAAATACACCTGTAAACCTGCTTTATGTCAATACAACTCCAAATGGTGAAGTATTGGCAGAGAGTGCAGTGGCTGCTGGAGGCGATCCAGGGGCTGGAGCTATGCTGTTTGTTAGATTTGAGGCCAATACCGAGTTTTATGCTGGATCAGGGGATACACCTGCCGGACCAAGAACCTACTTTGGTTTTGGTGCTGATGAGGATGGTTCTTATTACTGGCAGCTAACGGAGGAGGCCAAAGCAGTTTACTTTGAGGAAATCATCAGATTGGTTTTATTATAATAGGATATCTGATCTTTCAATTAGGATCAGTTTTTTCCGATAGACTTTGAATTTAGAAACCAGCTGTACAAATTTTGTACAGCTGGTTTCGTTTTTTCCAAGTGCCAATTTTGAATTAGTCTGCGGAGAAAGTAATATGATATTAATCCAGGAGCTAATTCCACTGGTTATTCTATTTCGCCCTTCAGGGCAGGTCTCAACCGGGGAGGGATTTGGGTTCTAGTTACCTGTATTTTCTTTTAGAATTTTTTGTTTTAGTTTAACCCCGTTAGGGTTTGTAAGACTACATATGTTTTGCCTCCCTGGGTGAAACTCAGGGTTAAGTAGTTGGAGCCTTAACAGGCTCCTGGAGTGTATACCTTTGACTGGACAATAAGTTAAGCTCTTTTCTTAAATTTGAAACAATGAGTAATAGAGAAAGGAGAACATTTGACAAGGCCTTTAAAACGATGGCCGTAGAGCTTCATTTGAATGGAAAAACAAGTACTGAAGTTGGAAGAGAACTTGGGATTGGACCAGACCTGGTCAGGCGTTGGGCCAGGGAATTTAAAGCAAGTGAATCCAGCAGCTTTCCCGGAAACGGGAAACAGCATCTAACAGAAGAAGAGAAAGAAATCCTTGCCTTGAAAAAAGCCCTGAAAGAAGCCGAACTGGAGCGTGATATTCTAAAAAAGGCAGTAAGCATCTTTTCCAAGGGGGACAACAAATATTCCGGTTCATAAGGGCTCACAGGCACGAGTTTGCTGTTGAAAAGATGTGCAGGGTTTTTAAAGTAAGCAGAAGCGGTTTTTATGGCTGGCTTAACCGAAAACCATCCAAATGTGCTGAGGAGCGAGAAGAAGTATCCAGGGAAATCCATAAAATCTATGCTGAAAGCAAGTGCCGGTATGGAAGTCCGAAGATAACCATTGAGCTTAGGGACAGGGGCTTTTCGGTGTCCAGGCCAAGGGTTGCCAGGATAATGAAAGCAAATGGGCTCAGGAGTGTGATATCGGGGAAGTTCAGTGTCTGTACCACTGAATCTAACCACAGTTTCAGAATCAGTCCGAACCTGCTTAACAGGAACTTCAGCCCTGATGGCCCTGCAAAATCATGGGTATCGGACATTACCTACATCTGGACAGAAGAGGGATGGCTTTACCTGACCATGATCATGGACCTGTATGACCGTAAGATAATCGGATGGTCGATGTCCACCACCATGCATGCCGGGGCAACAGTTATACCGGCATGGCGAATGGCACAGATCAACAGGCCTTTTTTCAGAGACCTGGTTTTCCATTCAGACAGGGGCGTACAATATGCCTGCGGTGAATTCAAGAATGAACTCGATTCTGAAAAGGTGAGGCAGAGCATGAGCAGAAAAGGAAACTGCTGGGACAATGCAGTAGCTGAAAACTTCTTCAAAATCCTGAAATCGGAAACAGGATACCGTAAATACGGATCAGTAATGCAAGCAAAACAGGAAATTTTCGAATTTATTGAAATCTGGTACAATAGGAACAGGAGACACTCCTCACTTGGGTACCTATCACCTGATCAGTTCGGAAAAACCAACAAAAAAATTACCGTATAAAGACTGACCTCGAAATTGTCAGGGTGATTTTTTTTTCAATATCGCACTGACAATTTGAGGAGCCCGCGGCAGGCGTTATTATATTAACATAGAGCTTAATCATTTGTCCAGTTTTTTGTTGCAAATCCACTCCTGTATATCTCTTTAATTCTGATTTAAATTATTTAATTGTTCCTCCATTAATGCCTGTGGCATTGTTTGGCGGGCTCATAGGCTTATTTCAATTAAATGCACTAACAATTGTGGCAGTTGTTGAAAGCTTGTAGGGAGGGTCGGATTAGTGGCTATCTATTATGATGTACTGTTCATTTAAAAAAATGTGTAAAAACATATTATAGATTTCCAAAAAAAGCATAGCATCCTGAAATGTCATTTTGTCGAATCCAATTACCTTATAGCATCGTAGCCCATTGTTATCTATTGTTTCTATGTGTTTAATAAAAAAATAAAATCTCCCTGGCTTTAGACTCAAGGCTGAATTCATTTTGTGAGCACATAGAACAAATTCACGCCTGATCTAACCTATTGACCACGGAGACCTTACTAATATTTATTAACCCTAAGCTTATCAATTTAAACTTGTCATAAAGGTGGCTATTCCTTGCTTTTTCCAACTATCCAAACCGTTCAAAAACCTATCATTTTTAATCAAATTTGCTGAATGTTTCATTTTTGAGATAAATATTGATATTAAATTTCAGAAAGGATACTTTTTAGAATTGAGTCCAGTGGATTGAGCTATCAATATTTAAAAATCTACCTTTCTCATTTATAATTTCATCAAGGATTAAAAGTACCACCCAGGTAATTTCCCTTCTTTCCCATTGGATATTCAAAATTTACACAATGAAATTCCCGTTCAACCTATTTACTAAAGAATACATTTATTCTCCCCCATTTCAATATAGACTTCATGCCCAATGTGCCTAGTTACCCTATGTGGTCCAACAAGCCCCAATAGGAAAGCTTATTTTTCTTCCTTTCCGGTATATTGTGAGGGAGAGGTTCCGAAATGTTTGATAAATGCTCGTGTGAAATTGTTAGGAAGGCTATAACCCACTTTATAGGCTGTTTCGGTAACATTGAATTGACCGCTCAATAAAAATTCAGTGGCCTTATTCATGCGGAAAGTGGTGACAAAATCCGAGGCAGACTTATTGGTAAGGGCTTTTATTTTACGATAAAATTGGGAACGACTCATGTTAAGCTGCATGGCCAATGAGTCAATATCAAAAGTTTCGGAATCCAGGTTGGATTCAATTAGCTTCCTGGCTTTTTCCAAAAATGCCTCATCAGCAGCATTTACCGCAATCTTTTTAAATTCCATTGCAGAACCTTTGGAAAACAGTTCCCTTAACTGCCTTCGTTGTTCCAAAAGGTTATTTACCTGCGCCCGAAGTACGGTTGTATTAAAAGGTTTGGTTACATAGGCATCAGCCCCCGTCTCATAGCCCTCCATTTTCGAATCATCCGATTGGCGGGCAGTAAGCAAAATGACAGGAATATGACTGGTCCGCTCATCGGACTTCAATTTACTGCATAGTTGCAGGCCATTCAAATCCGGCATCATGATGTCACTGATGACCAGATCAGGAATGCGGTCGATGGCCTTTTCCAAGCCTTCATTTCCATTGGTGGCCAAAATGACACGGTAGTCAGAGTTAAAATTAATTTCTATATATGCCCTGATATCTGCATTATCATCCACTACCAAAATCAAGGGAACGTTTTTATTATTTGTTTTTTTTGGGCCCGGTTCATGGGAAAGAGTTTCTGCCCTATCAGGTTCTGTAGGGAATTCAGGGATTGCTTGGGAAGGTTCCTTGTTTTCGAGTACGGGCAGGAAAATGGAAAAACAAGTACCTTCCCCAAGGGAACTTTCCATTTTGATTTCCCCACCATGGAGGTTTACCAATTCCTTGCTTAAGCTAAGGCCTATTCCTGACCCTTTGTTTTGTTCCTTGTTGGTGCTTGCCTGGTAAAATATCCCAAATACTTTCTCTTGTTCTTCCTTGGATATACCATGGCCAGAATCTTCCACTTTTATAAGAATCCCGCTTTTGGTTTTTTTTGCAGGTTCAAGAGTCAAGCTAATTTGTCCATGATCAGGGGTGAATTTGAAGGCATTGGACAGCAGGTTGTTCAGAACCATTGTAAGTTTAGCATCATCAAATGGCATGAAAAACTGATCCAAATGGGTTTCTACCTTAAATCTAATTTGTCTCTTTTTGGCCATTTCTTCGAAGGAAGAAGCTAATCCACGCGAAAATGCCACAATATCAGATTTCTGTAGGTTCAATTTTAAATGCCCTGATTCCAATTTACGGAAATCCAATAATTGGTTGATAAGCATTAATAACTGCTTGGCATTTCTGTGCATTAACTGGTAATAATGTTCTGCTATTTTCCCTTTGGGTTTTTCAGCCATAAGCCTCTCCAACGGATCAATGATCAAGGTTAGAGGAGTTCTAAATTCATGGGATATTTGTGTGAAAAAGTGAAGTTTGGCCTGGTGGATGGCTTCCTTTTTTCGAAGTTGAATTTTGGAATTTAGATAGCGATAGACAAACAAGGCCAAGATGCAGGCTGCCAGAATATACAAAATGTAGGCCCACCAGCTTAGCCACCAGGGTGGGAGGACTTCAACCTGCAATGTGGCAGGATTTTCGCTCCATACCCCATCACTGTTGGCCCCATAAACCTTAAATGTATAATTCCCAGAAGGGAGATTTGAATAGGATGCCAAACGTCTTGAAGCATCCGTATAAATCCAATCTTCATCATATCCCTCCAGTTTATATTTGTATTTATTGCTTAGTGGATTGGCATAATGCAAAGCTGCAAATTCCAAGCGGAATGTCTTATCCCACCAAGTAAGGGTGATTTTTTTTGAAGTGAGCAATGACTGGTCCAATATGACATGATCATTGACTTGATCACCTGGCTCAAGGTCCCGGTGCATGACATTCAAATTGGTCAAGGCAACCTTGGGAGGATAGGGGTTAATTTTGATTTTATCTGGATCAAAAGAAGTGAGACCATTAGATCCGCCAAAAAATAACTTTCCATCTTCTGGATGGTAATAAACAGCATTTTGCGTAAAATCATTTCCCTGCAATCCGTCCTTTAAATTAAAGTTTTGCATTTCTCCGTTATGGATATCCACTTTTGTCAGGCCTTTGGTATGGCTGACCCATATCGATTGATCACCATCATATACCACCGCCATGGTAAGCTCATTGGTGAGGCCAGTTTCGTTGGTGAAATTTTGGAAGGTATTGTTTTCGGGATTGAACTTGCTTAAGCCTGCAGTAGTAGCAATCCAAATATTGCCTTGGTTGTCTTCTGTAAGTGAATAGGTTCTATTGTTGGGAATGCTTTTTTTTGTGTTTTTCTGATGGGTATAATTGATGACTTTATATTCCTTTTCTATGTCTGGAGTCGGAACAAGCCTGCTTAGTCCTCCATCTTCAGTGGCTATCCAAAGTTGATTTTCTTGCCCTACATGGATGTCCATGATTTGCTTTCCGGCAAGTTCAAATTCAGTATTTAGACAATGAAATTGATCCTTTTCTTTATCATAGCGTGCTAAACCATCAAAAGTGGCTACCCAAATATTTCCTTGTTGATCCTCAATAACGTCAAATACATTTGGGTGACACATGTTCTGTAATGAACAGTTGGTAAATGTATCATCGGAGGGATCGTAATAGGTCAAACCTCTTTTTGTACCTATCCAGATGATCCCCTGTCGGTCGCAGTATAGGTTTCTGATTTGGGGGTCAATAAGTTTGTCCCTACGAATATAGGTGTAAAGCGGCCCATTTTTGGATTGTTCAATGATAGTGATTCCCTGGTTTTCTGATCCCACCCATAAGCGACCTTCCTGGTCCATGCAAACTGCCCTAACAACATTATCGATTAGGCCTTTGCCAGGTTGGTCTTTATAGTAATTAAAAAATGGTTTGATGTTCAGGTCGGCATGGCTGATACCCCTCGATTGGGTGCCCACCCAGAGATGCCCAGTATTATCCAAAAATAAATCTTTGACTAAATCATCAGAAAGGGAATTGGGGTCACTTGGATCGGCGTGGTAGGTAATCGTATCGCCAGTGTTCCGGTTGATTTGTAACAATCCATTGTCATAGGTAGTTAACCAGGTGTAATTCTTGTTTGCTGTTTTTTTTCTCCAATAACCATAACGTTCCTTTATTTTTTTGACGACAGGTGCAGGAACCTGTCCTGAAGGATAGTATTTGAAGGTTTCACTTTCATAGTCATATTTAAAAACAAAATCATTGGGCTCCACTGCAACCCAAATGTTTTGCAAGGAAT includes the following:
- a CDS encoding PKD domain-containing protein is translated as MEKIYRNLRFLMILALSAMFFISCSEDEMEPVEPSAGFTYTADQLDINFANNSENVSSYSWNFGDGNTSTEESPSHTYGAAGTYTVVLTAKGINGKTVEADQDITIVEDLTADYTVEKEYLDVAFTNTSENAVSFTWNFGDGNTSTEENPSHTYAEAGTYTVVLTATAQGGTEVETSKEVTVVPPPAADYTFDDEGLTVNFTNASENVVTYSWDFGDGNTSTEENPTHTYAEEGTYTVTLTATSEDGTEVVTSKEVTVEVPVDTSLYSIVFITDDSNDDEQIAWLQEKGFNVTIYYNSTLSTAPQEDIDMLNAADLIVIGRSGSSSHFDGDDKTAWNALTAPIILNSQWAARNNRLNWFDNNGNPVRYNPGGGELINAQIQQPDDEAFEEVAIGEENLLPWINTPVNLLYVNTTPNGEVLAESAVAAGGDPGAGAMLFVRFEANTEFYAGSGDTPAGPRTYFGFGADEDGSYYWQLTEEAKAVYFEEIIRLVLL
- a CDS encoding IS3 family transposase (programmed frameshift) → MSNRERRTFDKAFKTMAVELHLNGKTSTEVGRELGIGPDLVRRWAREFKASESSSFPGNGKQHLTEEEKEILALKKALKEAELERDIPKKGSKHLFQGGQQIFRFIRAHRHEFAVEKMCRVFKVSRSGFYGWLNRKPSKCAEEREEVSREIHKIYAESKCRYGSPKITIELRDRGFSVSRPRVARIMKANGLRSVISGKFSVCTTESNHSFRISPNLLNRNFSPDGPAKSWVSDITYIWTEEGWLYLTMIMDLYDRKIIGWSMSTTMHAGATVIPAWRMAQINRPFFRDLVFHSDRGVQYACGEFKNELDSEKVRQSMSRKGNCWDNAVAENFFKILKSETGYRKYGSVMQAKQEIFEFIEIWYNRNRRHSSLGYLSPDQFGKTNKKITV
- a CDS encoding hybrid sensor histidine kinase/response regulator transcription factor, encoding MNLNISHLILLCLLFLIGIGKVDAQDKHLKFNHFSVQDGLPQNSIYAIAKDKYGFMWFGTWGGAVRYDGYNIRVFRAHEKDSTTLSDNRINAIVTDSLQNIWVAVEPNDFVFKYDYESETFKYYPSGQVPAPVVKKIKERYGYWRKKTANKNYTWLTTYDNGLLQINRNTGDTITYHADPSDPNSLSDDLVKDLFLDNTGHLWVGTQSRGISHADLNIKPFFNYYKDQPGKGLIDNVVRAVCMDQEGRLWVGSENQGITIIEQSKNGPLYTYIRRDKLIDPQIRNLYCDRQGIIWIGTKRGLTYYDPSDDTFTNCSLQNMCHPNVFDVIEDQQGNIWVATFDGLARYDKEKDQFHCLNTEFELAGKQIMDIHVGQENQLWIATEDGGLSRLVPTPDIEKEYKVINYTHQKNTKKSIPNNRTYSLTEDNQGNIWIATTAGLSKFNPENNTFQNFTNETGLTNELTMAVVYDGDQSIWVSHTKGLTKVDIHNGEMQNFNLKDGLQGNDFTQNAVYYHPEDGKLFFGGSNGLTSFDPDKIKINPYPPKVALTNLNVMHRDLEPGDQVNDHVILDQSLLTSKKITLTWWDKTFRLEFAALHYANPLSNKYKYKLEGYDEDWIYTDASRRLASYSNLPSGNYTFKVYGANSDGVWSENPATLQVEVLPPWWLSWWAYILYILAACILALFVYRYLNSKIQLRKKEAIHQAKLHFFTQISHEFRTPLTLIIDPLERLMAEKPKGKIAEHYYQLMHRNAKQLLMLINQLLDFRKLESGHLKLNLQKSDIVAFSRGLASSFEEMAKKRQIRFKVETHLDQFFMPFDDAKLTMVLNNLLSNAFKFTPDHGQISLTLEPAKKTKSGILIKVEDSGHGISKEEQEKVFGIFYQASTNKEQNKGSGIGLSLSKELVNLHGGEIKMESSLGEGTCFSIFLPVLENKEPSQAIPEFPTEPDRAETLSHEPGPKKTNNKNVPLILVVDDNADIRAYIEINFNSDYRVILATNGNEGLEKAIDRIPDLVISDIMMPDLNGLQLCSKLKSDERTSHIPVILLTARQSDDSKMEGYETGADAYVTKPFNTTVLRAQVNNLLEQRRQLRELFSKGSAMEFKKIAVNAADEAFLEKARKLIESNLDSETFDIDSLAMQLNMSRSQFYRKIKALTNKSASDFVTTFRMNKATEFLLSGQFNVTETAYKVGYSLPNNFTRAFIKHFGTSPSQYTGKEEK